One genomic segment of Pseudomonadota bacterium includes these proteins:
- a CDS encoding thermonuclease family protein, with protein TQIKVRLAEIDAPEKRQPFGSRAKQAMSELVFGKTVGVVTVDRDRYGRTVGQVFAESGNINEKMVQLGYAWVYRKYAKNQMLFGLERTAREARRGLWRDPATDQRLLKRSCELTRT; from the coding sequence AACACAAATCAAGGTGCGCCTCGCGGAGATCGATGCGCCTGAGAAACGACAACCTTTCGGCTCACGGGCAAAACAAGCAATGTCCGAACTTGTCTTCGGAAAAACCGTCGGGGTTGTTACCGTTGATCGCGATCGATACGGAAGAACGGTCGGGCAGGTATTTGCGGAAAGTGGGAATATAAACGAGAAGATGGTGCAGCTTGGTTACGCCTGGGTGTATCGAAAGTATGCGAAAAACCAGATGCTCTTTGGGCTTGAAAGAACGGCACGTGAAGCGAGACGAGGACTCTGGCGAGATCCCGCCACAGACCAGCGTCTGCTTAAACGGTCTTGCGAGCTTACGCGTACGTGA